In a genomic window of Lacrimispora sp. BS-2:
- a CDS encoding pyridoxamine 5'-phosphate oxidase family protein yields MRDAEKTIGNLIDKQGVSFISSLDDEGFPNTKAMLPPRKREGIKTFYFTTNTSSMRVRQFRSNPKACIYFCDKRFFRGVMLKGTMEVLEDPESKEMIWQDGDTMYYPQGVTDPDYCVLKFIAQTGRYYSNFSSENFIIE; encoded by the coding sequence ATGAGGGATGCAGAGAAAACCATCGGAAATTTAATTGACAAGCAGGGAGTTTCTTTTATAAGCTCATTGGATGATGAGGGGTTCCCCAATACAAAAGCAATGCTGCCGCCAAGAAAACGGGAGGGGATTAAGACCTTTTATTTTACTACAAATACATCCTCCATGCGTGTCAGGCAATTTCGCAGTAACCCAAAAGCATGTATCTACTTTTGCGACAAACGGTTCTTTCGGGGAGTTATGCTAAAGGGTACAATGGAGGTCTTAGAAGATCCGGAAAGTAAGGAAATGATCTGGCAAGATGGCGATACCATGTATTATCCTCAGGGCGTTACCGATCCGGATTATTGTGTGCTGAAGTTCATCGCCCAGACAGGCCGGTATTATTCTAATTTCAGTTCCGAAAACTTTATAATTGAATAA
- a CDS encoding helix-turn-helix domain-containing protein, which yields MKIRDEYTCPLELTHDITKGKWKPIILWQLGKGSMSLSQLEKDIKGINQKMLLEQLKELLVYGMIGKHSFEGYPLKVEYYLTERGKRLLDAITIMQSIGIDIMKEHDMMDFLKENGFID from the coding sequence ATGAAAATACGCGATGAGTACACTTGTCCTCTGGAATTGACACATGATATTACAAAAGGCAAGTGGAAACCAATTATTTTATGGCAGCTGGGCAAGGGCTCTATGTCTTTGTCCCAGCTTGAAAAGGACATTAAAGGCATCAATCAGAAAATGCTTCTTGAACAGCTGAAAGAGCTGCTGGTTTATGGAATGATAGGCAAGCATTCTTTTGAAGGATATCCGCTGAAAGTAGAATATTATTTGACTGAACGCGGCAAAAGGTTATTGGATGCCATTACAATTATGCAAAGCATAGGCATTGACATTATGAAGGAACATGATATGATGGACTTTTTAAAAGAAAACGGTTTTATAGACTGA
- a CDS encoding phosphopentomutase, whose product MKRFKRVFVVVIDSLGIGAMDNAAEYGDEGSDTLGHIDATVDHLNLPNLEKLGLGNLRSLSHVKPVAEPMAYYGKLNEASVGKDTMTGHWEMMGLYITKPFQTFTETGFPKELLDELEKRTGHKIVGNKSASGTEIMDELGEHQIATGDMIVYTSADSVLQICANEETFGLQELYRCCEIARELTLKDEWKVGRVIARPYVGMKKGEFKRTPNRHDYALKPFGTTALNVLKDAGLDVISVGKIYDIFDGEGLTEGNKSQSSVHGMEQTIEIAKREFEGLCFVNLVDFDALWGHRRDPVGYGAELERFDEKLGELLPLLKEDDLLLITADHGNDPTFKGSDHTKEKVPFLAYSPSYDRCGELKEQNTFAVIGATVLDNFGLNKAQDMIGEPIEELL is encoded by the coding sequence ATGAAACGATTTAAACGTGTTTTTGTAGTTGTAATTGATTCTTTAGGAATAGGTGCTATGGATAATGCCGCCGAGTACGGCGATGAAGGCAGTGATACTCTGGGCCATATTGATGCCACAGTGGATCATCTTAATCTGCCTAATTTAGAAAAGCTTGGTCTGGGGAATCTGCGTTCCTTAAGCCATGTAAAGCCTGTGGCTGAGCCCATGGCGTATTATGGAAAGCTTAATGAAGCCAGCGTGGGAAAGGACACCATGACAGGTCATTGGGAGATGATGGGGCTTTACATTACAAAGCCTTTCCAGACGTTTACGGAGACAGGTTTTCCAAAGGAATTGTTAGATGAGCTGGAAAAACGCACCGGACACAAGATTGTGGGAAATAAATCTGCAAGCGGTACGGAAATCATGGATGAACTGGGAGAGCATCAGATCGCTACCGGGGACATGATCGTTTACACTTCTGCGGATTCGGTTTTACAGATCTGTGCTAACGAAGAAACCTTTGGCCTACAGGAGCTTTACCGCTGCTGTGAGATTGCAAGAGAGCTTACCTTAAAGGATGAATGGAAGGTGGGCAGGGTCATTGCAAGACCTTATGTCGGCATGAAGAAAGGCGAGTTTAAAAGAACTCCAAACCGCCATGATTATGCCTTAAAGCCTTTCGGAACCACTGCTCTTAATGTATTAAAGGACGCAGGCTTGGATGTGATCAGCGTAGGCAAGATCTATGATATTTTCGATGGCGAAGGACTCACCGAAGGTAATAAATCCCAAAGCAGTGTTCATGGCATGGAACAGACCATAGAGATCGCAAAAAGGGAATTTGAAGGGCTGTGCTTTGTGAACCTGGTAGATTTTGATGCCCTTTGGGGACACCGCCGGGATCCAGTTGGCTACGGAGCTGAGCTGGAACGGTTCGATGAAAAGCTGGGAGAGCTTTTACCACTTTTAAAAGAGGATGATCTGCTTCTCATTACGGCAGACCATGGCAATGATCCTACCTTTAAGGGAAGCGACCATACTAAGGAAAAGGTGCCTTTCCTGGCCTATTCACCCTCTTATGACCGCTGCGGAGAATTAAAGGAACAGAATACTTTTGCAGTGATCGGGGCAACGGTATTGGATAATTTCGGTTTGAATAAAGCTCAGGATATGATTGGAGAGCCAATAGAAGAATTGCTTTAA
- the rpoN gene encoding RNA polymerase factor sigma-54 has translation MKHKLTVEQRQLLSQNQISSLELLALCNCELNRYMENEYMENPLLELTNTGAESYGQEDYQAWYHSNNCEPLKNTAGFYEEGSEGSDQALDTSNTKNIYTYVYEQLELDRYSDKQLKVIDFLIQSLDRNGFIDLEIPEIAQLTGVDEQVTESCLLDLKKLEPNGIFAKNLAECLLIQIETLGLDDEKLKYMISHHLTDISQGKISSITRALDISSAQARRYVALISTLNPRPLQGFGENEKQYIIPDVIVTMDPDGKWNIEINDNWCGNYQLNDYYLQMMAEVKEPELFEYFKKKLERARFLTHAVEQRRKTIIQITNAILEEQDGFFRYSGKLKPCTMTQMSEKLSVSTSTISRAVKDKYLQFPAGCILMKSLFSASVPTGDGSLINSEGVKQLICELVNEENKEKPYSDSKLAELLSKKGYSLSRRVIAKYREELGISGSFERKIKNDINKRVN, from the coding sequence ATGAAACATAAATTAACGGTTGAACAACGTCAGTTACTGTCTCAAAACCAGATATCTTCTCTGGAATTACTTGCATTATGTAATTGTGAGCTGAACCGGTATATGGAAAATGAATATATGGAAAATCCTTTGCTGGAGCTGACAAATACCGGAGCTGAATCTTATGGTCAGGAAGATTATCAGGCATGGTATCATTCGAATAACTGCGAGCCTTTAAAGAATACCGCCGGGTTTTATGAAGAAGGCAGTGAGGGAAGCGACCAGGCCCTTGACACTTCTAATACGAAAAATATTTATACCTATGTTTATGAACAGCTGGAGTTAGACCGTTACTCAGATAAACAATTAAAGGTTATTGATTTTTTAATACAGAGCCTTGATCGTAATGGGTTTATAGATTTGGAGATTCCGGAGATTGCCCAGCTGACCGGTGTAGATGAGCAGGTAACGGAAAGTTGTTTATTGGATCTAAAAAAGCTGGAACCAAACGGCATTTTTGCAAAAAATCTGGCAGAATGCTTATTAATTCAGATTGAAACACTGGGACTGGATGATGAAAAACTAAAATACATGATTTCCCATCATTTAACGGACATATCCCAGGGGAAGATAAGTTCAATTACCCGTGCATTGGATATTTCATCTGCACAGGCAAGGAGATATGTTGCTCTTATCAGCACATTAAATCCAAGACCCCTGCAAGGGTTTGGAGAGAACGAAAAGCAATACATTATTCCGGATGTTATCGTTACAATGGATCCGGATGGGAAATGGAATATAGAAATCAATGACAATTGGTGCGGAAACTATCAGTTAAACGATTATTATCTCCAGATGATGGCGGAAGTAAAAGAGCCGGAGCTGTTTGAATACTTTAAGAAAAAGTTGGAGCGGGCAAGATTTCTCACTCATGCAGTGGAACAGAGGCGCAAGACCATTATTCAAATAACAAATGCAATATTGGAAGAGCAGGATGGGTTTTTTCGGTATTCAGGCAAACTAAAACCATGTACCATGACACAAATGTCAGAAAAGCTGTCGGTCAGCACCTCGACCATAAGCCGCGCTGTAAAAGACAAATATCTTCAGTTCCCCGCAGGCTGTATTCTGATGAAAAGCCTGTTTTCCGCATCGGTTCCCACAGGTGACGGCAGCCTGATTAATTCGGAGGGTGTCAAACAATTAATATGTGAACTGGTGAATGAAGAGAATAAAGAAAAGCCCTATAGTGATTCAAAGCTTGCAGAATTACTTAGTAAGAAGGGGTATAGCCTTTCTCGCAGGGTGATTGCCAAATATCGTGAAGAGCTGGGGATCTCTGGCAGCTTTGAAAGAAAAATAAAAAATGACATCAATAAAAGAGTCAACTAA